From one Rhizobium sp. CIAT894 genomic stretch:
- the cmk gene encoding (d)CMP kinase, with amino-acid sequence MTPKTFTIAIDGPAAAGKGTLSRLIAERYGFHHLDTGLTYRATAKALLDAGLPLDDEAVAEKIAREVELAGLNRDILSQHEIGEAASKIAVMPAVRRALVEAQRRFSGRAPGTVLDGRDIGTVVCPDAPVKLYVTASPEVRARRRYDEILGKGATADFEAIFEDVKRRDERDTGRADSPLKPADDAHLLDTSEMSIEAAFQAAQSIIDAVLNRNA; translated from the coding sequence ATGACACCGAAGACTTTCACCATCGCCATCGATGGCCCGGCGGCGGCCGGCAAGGGCACGCTTTCGCGCCTTATCGCCGAGCGGTACGGCTTTCACCATCTCGACACGGGGCTCACCTACCGCGCCACCGCCAAGGCGCTGCTTGATGCCGGCCTGCCGCTTGATGACGAGGCGGTGGCCGAAAAGATCGCGCGGGAGGTTGAACTCGCAGGGCTCAATCGCGATATACTTTCGCAACACGAGATCGGCGAAGCCGCCTCTAAGATTGCCGTCATGCCGGCGGTGCGCCGGGCGCTGGTCGAGGCGCAGCGGCGCTTTTCCGGCAGAGCGCCGGGAACCGTGCTCGACGGACGCGATATCGGCACGGTCGTCTGCCCGGATGCGCCGGTCAAACTCTATGTGACGGCCTCGCCGGAGGTGCGCGCCAGACGCCGTTACGACGAAATCCTCGGCAAGGGGGCGACAGCGGATTTCGAGGCGATTTTCGAAGACGTCAAGCGGCGCGACGAACGCGATACGGGACGGGCCGACAGCCCTTTGAAACCAGCTGATGATGCGCACTTGCTTGATACGTCGGAAATGAGTATAGAAGCCGCGTTTCAAGCTGCGCAATCGATCATCGATGCAGTCTTGAACCGAAATGCCTAA
- a CDS encoding recombinase family protein, with amino-acid sequence MTAVMIGYARTSTNDQKAGLDAQLRDLQAAGCTKIFKEQLSSVANTRPELERALEFVREGDVLVVTKLDRLARSVADLMAITAALKAKGVELRILTMNLDTSTPTGKLMLNLLGSIAEFERELMLERQREGIAKAKAEGKYKGRAPTARLQASHVLALKAEGKSPTQIQSTLGISRASYFRILKEADIVSR; translated from the coding sequence ATGACAGCAGTGATGATAGGTTATGCCCGCACATCCACCAACGACCAAAAGGCAGGCCTGGATGCCCAGCTCCGAGACCTACAGGCGGCGGGATGCACCAAGATATTCAAAGAGCAGCTTTCCTCTGTGGCAAACACCAGGCCCGAGCTGGAGCGCGCCCTTGAGTTCGTTCGCGAAGGTGACGTACTGGTGGTGACCAAGCTGGACCGGCTTGCCCGCTCGGTGGCAGACCTCATGGCCATCACGGCGGCCCTTAAGGCCAAGGGGGTCGAGTTGCGCATCCTCACCATGAATCTCGACACGTCTACACCCACAGGCAAGCTCATGCTCAATCTGTTGGGGTCAATCGCGGAGTTTGAGCGGGAGCTGATGTTGGAGAGGCAACGAGAGGGCATCGCCAAAGCAAAGGCAGAGGGGAAGTATAAGGGTAGGGCTCCAACCGCGCGCCTACAGGCGAGTCACGTGTTAGCGTTGAAGGCCGAGGGAAAGAGCCCGACGCAAATACAATCGACATTGGGGATTAGTCGTGCCAGCTACTTCAGGATTCTAAAAGAGGCGGATATCGTTTCGAGATAG
- a CDS encoding DUF6538 domain-containing protein gives MSLSSDRKYLELHGNQWRVVVNVPRKLHAKIGTKLKKALGTDSLKEANRLKWDALAELKATIAHAEDPSLSLEAARAVSREQAIQQAIKFAEQRRAAFDPARRDVIDEEIDWQAESLAGRPLAVDERGHDVFDPERLRLATDFSQLARGEKTPVDLHHEKFLSMSHVKARTLADDRRAMNLLKEWCSRAGVPPYLQAITKKEAVRFCDELPNVTANLTPVTLNKYVSRLSVYWTWLENRHEVESNIWKGRRLREPQQTTDQKERPFTDDEVRVLLQGPAEPEMDDLMRVAALSGARLDAIVCLKAKDCRDDGVFVFKPQKKEPGPRLCPIHPDLIEIVERRKKGKQPEDDIFPEWPGVKKADSLRERSFKTSNEFTEYRRSVGVEDRREGKRRGLVNFHSFRRWFITKAEQAGQPESTIAVVVGHKRQGMTFGVYSGGPLLEQARECVQSVKLPVLRDGAAACDSLSQANAQKFS, from the coding sequence TTGTCCCTCTCATCCGACCGCAAATATCTAGAGCTTCACGGGAACCAGTGGCGCGTGGTCGTCAATGTCCCGAGGAAGCTTCATGCGAAAATTGGCACGAAGCTAAAGAAAGCGCTCGGGACAGATAGCCTTAAAGAGGCAAACCGGCTCAAGTGGGATGCACTGGCAGAACTCAAGGCGACCATTGCACACGCAGAAGATCCGTCGCTCTCACTGGAGGCCGCGCGAGCCGTAAGCCGTGAACAGGCCATACAGCAGGCTATTAAATTTGCAGAGCAGCGGAGAGCCGCTTTTGATCCGGCGCGGCGAGATGTAATTGATGAAGAGATCGATTGGCAGGCAGAGTCTCTCGCAGGTCGCCCCCTCGCGGTTGATGAGCGTGGGCATGATGTCTTCGATCCGGAACGTTTGCGACTCGCTACCGACTTTTCGCAATTGGCGCGAGGAGAAAAGACACCGGTCGACCTCCATCATGAGAAGTTCCTTTCGATGTCGCACGTGAAGGCTCGCACCCTGGCGGACGATAGGCGAGCGATGAACCTCTTGAAGGAGTGGTGCAGCCGCGCTGGTGTGCCGCCCTATCTACAGGCTATCACCAAAAAGGAGGCCGTTCGGTTCTGTGACGAACTTCCGAACGTCACCGCCAATCTGACCCCCGTCACTCTCAACAAATACGTAAGCCGCCTTTCAGTTTATTGGACTTGGCTGGAGAACAGGCATGAGGTCGAATCCAATATCTGGAAGGGCCGCCGACTGCGTGAACCCCAACAGACAACTGACCAGAAGGAACGCCCCTTCACCGACGATGAGGTCCGGGTTTTGCTCCAAGGTCCTGCTGAGCCAGAAATGGACGACCTTATGAGGGTTGCAGCCCTATCCGGTGCCCGGTTGGATGCCATCGTGTGCCTCAAGGCAAAGGACTGCCGTGACGACGGGGTTTTCGTGTTCAAGCCCCAGAAGAAAGAACCGGGGCCGCGCCTCTGCCCCATCCACCCTGACCTAATCGAGATCGTTGAGCGGAGGAAAAAGGGGAAGCAGCCTGAGGATGACATTTTCCCTGAGTGGCCTGGCGTGAAGAAAGCGGATTCGCTGCGTGAGCGCTCCTTCAAGACCTCCAACGAGTTCACCGAATATCGCCGTAGTGTCGGCGTGGAGGACAGGCGCGAGGGCAAGCGCAGGGGTCTAGTAAACTTTCACAGCTTCCGACGCTGGTTCATCACCAAAGCTGAGCAGGCGGGGCAGCCTGAGAGCACCATAGCGGTTGTGGTCGGGCACAAGCGGCAAGGGATGACCTTTGGGGTTTACTCTGGAGGGCCGCTCCTTGAACAGGCACGCGAATGTGTCCAATCGGTGAAGCTTCCTGTGCTGCGCGATGGCGCTGCCGCATGCGACAGTCTCTCGCAGGCTAATGCCCAGAAATTCAGCTAG
- a CDS encoding YoaK family protein has translation MTRARRRRLIRTRRTLTGVGLVGAIAFLAGMTDATGLLLTGDFVSFMTGNTTRAALALSEGNLHHAAVLISAIIVFVLGNAAGIVIAHVSQRRIFVVLGCVGLVLALASVMTAQDMLFVRFYLIVFSMGMVNAAVEHIEGLPIGLTYVTGALSRFGRGIGRWIIGDRRVEWTIQIVPWGGMVLGAVVGAVLTRLTGAYALWLVSLFAMVLALAAMFIPRPLQRRFNQKIAPNRHVVARTK, from the coding sequence ATGACCAGAGCAAGACGCCGCCGCCTCATTCGGACCCGACGAACCCTGACAGGGGTTGGCCTCGTCGGCGCGATCGCATTTCTCGCCGGCATGACCGATGCGACCGGGCTGCTGCTGACCGGCGATTTCGTGTCCTTCATGACGGGGAATACGACGCGGGCGGCCCTCGCCCTGAGCGAGGGCAATCTTCATCATGCGGCGGTGCTGATCTCGGCCATCATCGTTTTTGTGCTCGGCAATGCGGCCGGCATCGTCATCGCCCATGTTTCGCAACGGCGCATTTTCGTCGTGCTCGGCTGCGTCGGCCTCGTCCTGGCGCTCGCCTCGGTGATGACGGCGCAGGACATGTTATTCGTCCGGTTTTATCTGATCGTTTTTTCCATGGGCATGGTGAACGCCGCCGTCGAGCATATCGAGGGCCTGCCGATCGGGCTGACGTATGTCACCGGCGCCCTGTCGCGCTTCGGCCGCGGCATCGGCCGCTGGATCATCGGCGACCGCCGTGTCGAATGGACGATCCAGATCGTGCCCTGGGGCGGCATGGTGCTCGGCGCCGTCGTCGGCGCCGTGCTGACGCGACTGACCGGAGCCTATGCGCTGTGGCTGGTCTCCCTTTTTGCCATGGTGCTGGCGCTCGCCGCGATGTTCATCCCGCGGCCGCTGCAGCGGCGCTTCAACCAGAAGATCGCACCGAACCGGCACGTCGTCGCCCGCACCAAATGA
- a CDS encoding DUF2806 domain-containing protein translates to MNVRIEGGTARRRSIIEGERALIEETVKYGIEHLKSDPQFAARAFETHFGTVARKQINRDEVLGYAVEDLKISPPTEIEAAAGPEELNQPFMDRLGSYAGEASTEELRQRWGRVLAEEVRNPGTFSNKVLRVVDEIDAATAKLFEDACDHRIGDSLPRCLTGELPYATVIALTTAGLLVEPGLGQHRGFSGSKSNTGEDFWLISFDDNALVISKDAKLPDQQFGGMADSSRAIFRNHTSFPATSVYILTKEGLAISSILPDKAREAFLRYAGLVREQMPEIELRICRRNVAGGYDVVQILEGSPPEQPSPGFSTAT, encoded by the coding sequence TTGAACGTCCGCATCGAAGGTGGAACTGCACGGCGGAGATCAATTATTGAAGGTGAGCGCGCCTTAATAGAGGAAACCGTCAAGTACGGAATCGAGCACCTAAAGAGCGATCCTCAGTTTGCTGCAAGGGCATTTGAAACCCACTTCGGGACGGTCGCGCGAAAGCAAATCAATAGGGACGAAGTTCTGGGTTATGCCGTCGAAGATTTGAAGATTTCTCCCCCGACCGAAATTGAAGCTGCTGCTGGCCCTGAAGAGCTTAACCAACCCTTTATGGATCGGTTAGGGAGTTACGCTGGCGAAGCATCGACCGAAGAGCTGAGGCAGCGATGGGGTCGGGTATTGGCTGAAGAAGTAAGGAACCCGGGAACATTTTCGAACAAAGTTCTTCGCGTCGTGGATGAGATCGATGCGGCAACTGCTAAGCTTTTTGAGGACGCTTGCGATCATCGAATTGGCGACTCCTTACCCAGATGCCTGACAGGCGAACTCCCCTACGCCACCGTAATTGCCCTCACAACTGCAGGTCTCCTTGTGGAGCCGGGCCTGGGTCAACATCGTGGGTTCAGCGGGAGCAAGAGCAACACGGGGGAGGACTTTTGGTTGATCTCATTCGACGACAATGCTCTCGTGATTTCGAAAGACGCGAAATTGCCCGACCAACAGTTTGGGGGTATGGCCGATTCAAGTAGGGCAATCTTCCGGAACCACACTTCGTTCCCTGCGACAAGCGTCTACATCCTGACAAAGGAAGGCCTTGCGATTAGTTCGATCCTCCCAGATAAGGCCCGCGAAGCGTTTCTTCGCTATGCAGGACTCGTCCGGGAGCAAATGCCCGAGATAGAGTTACGCATCTGCCGCCGCAACGTCGCAGGGGGATATGACGTGGTGCAGATACTTGAAGGCTCCCCTCCAGAGCAACCCTCTCCCGGATTCTCTACAGCAACATAG
- a CDS encoding TIGR02300 family protein has product MAKAELGTKRTDPETGKKFYDLNRDPIVSPYTGKSYPLSFFEETSAIADVAEEDEVAEVDTENTEVELVSLEDADDGASGDDIPDMGDDDVEIEGDDDDDTFLTPDEDDDDDDMSDIIGVTGDEDEV; this is encoded by the coding sequence GTGGCGAAAGCGGAACTTGGAACCAAGCGTACCGATCCGGAAACCGGCAAGAAGTTTTATGATCTGAACCGGGATCCGATCGTTTCTCCTTATACCGGCAAGTCCTACCCCCTGTCCTTCTTCGAAGAAACCTCGGCGATCGCTGACGTTGCCGAAGAAGACGAGGTTGCGGAAGTCGATACCGAAAACACCGAAGTCGAGCTGGTTTCGCTCGAGGATGCCGATGACGGCGCCTCCGGCGACGACATCCCCGATATGGGTGATGACGATGTCGAAATCGAAGGCGACGACGATGACGATACCTTCCTCACACCCGACGAAGACGATGACGACGACGACATGAGCGACATCATCGGCGTGACCGGCGACGAAGACGAAGTCTGA
- a CDS encoding GIY-YIG nuclease family protein, with amino-acid sequence MWYVYILRSVDFPDQEYTGSTADLKQRLTAHNTRKSNHTAKFAPWNLLWYCAFPDKHKALEFEKYLKSHSGRAFAGKRLVQPNPDTGRSAGGMTDSD; translated from the coding sequence ATGTGGTACGTCTATATTCTCCGCAGCGTCGATTTTCCCGATCAGGAATACACCGGCTCTACCGCCGACCTGAAACAGCGGCTTACTGCTCACAATACACGCAAATCCAACCACACTGCCAAATTCGCACCATGGAATTTGCTCTGGTATTGCGCCTTCCCCGACAAGCACAAAGCCCTTGAATTCGAAAAATACCTGAAATCGCATTCAGGCAGAGCTTTCGCCGGCAAGAGACTGGTCCAGCCGAACCCGGATACCGGTCGCTCGGCGGGTGGGATGACCGATTCCGATTAA